The Piliocolobus tephrosceles isolate RC106 chromosome 3, ASM277652v3, whole genome shotgun sequence genome has a window encoding:
- the TMEM128 gene encoding transmembrane protein 128, producing MDSSRARQQLRRRFLLLPDAEAQLDSESDARPETSTAVEKKEKPLPRLNIHSGFWILASIVVTYYVDFFKTLKENFHTSSWFLCGSALLLVSLSIAFYCIVYLEWYCGIGEYDVRYPALIPITTASFIAAGICFNIALWHVWSFFTPLLLFTQFMGVVMFIILLG from the exons ATGGACTCTTCACGGGCCCGGCAACAGCTCCGTCGGCGATTCCTCCTCTTGCCGGACGCCGAGGCCCAGCTGGACAGCGAGAGTGACGCCAGGCCGG AAACCTCCACAGCTGTTGAGAAAAAGGAGAAACCTCTTCCAAGACTTAATATCCATTCTGGATTCTGGATTTTGGCATCCATTGTTGTGACCTATTACGTTGACTTCTTTAAAACTCTTAAAGAAAACTTCCACACTAGCAG CTGGTTTCTCTGTGGCAGTGCCTTGTTGCTTGTCAGCTTATCAATTGCGTTTTACTGCATAGTCTACCTGGAATGGTATTGTGGAATTGGAGAATATGATGTCAGGTATCCAGCCTTGATACCTATTACCACTGCCTCCTTTATTGCAGCAGGAATTTG cTTCAACATTGCTCTATGGCATGTGTGGTCATTTTTCACTCCGTTGTTGTTGTTTACCCAGTTTATGGGGGTTGTAATGTTTATCATACTTCTTGGATGA